In Risungbinella massiliensis, a single window of DNA contains:
- the nrdR gene encoding transcriptional regulator NrdR, which produces MKCPYCGYIGSKVLDSRPVHDGKAIRRRRECEECEQRFTTFEMLELKPLIVVKKDGSREEFNRDKLLRGLIRACEKRPVPLEKLERLVSEIERNLREGSRAEIPSQEVGEMVMDRLVSLDEVAYVRFASVYRQFKDLNVFVTELKDLLHRSGKELK; this is translated from the coding sequence ATGAAATGTCCGTATTGCGGCTACATAGGTAGTAAAGTTCTCGACTCTCGTCCAGTACATGATGGCAAAGCAATACGTCGTCGTCGGGAATGCGAAGAGTGTGAGCAACGATTTACCACGTTTGAGATGCTAGAATTAAAGCCTCTCATTGTAGTAAAAAAGGACGGAAGCCGCGAAGAGTTTAATCGTGATAAATTACTACGAGGGCTTATTCGAGCATGTGAAAAACGCCCAGTACCCTTGGAAAAGTTAGAGCGATTGGTGTCTGAGATCGAGCGGAATTTAAGAGAAGGTTCTCGGGCTGAAATCCCATCTCAAGAAGTAGGAGAGATGGTAATGGATCGGCTGGTCTCTTTAGATGAAGTAGCATATGTTCGTTTTGCCTCCGTTTACCGTCAATTTAAAGATTTAAATGTGTTTGTCACAGAGTTAAAAGATTTGTTGCATCGATCAGGAAAAGAGTTAAAATAG
- a CDS encoding ABC transporter permease subunit, which yields MRDLGMVFRVEWMKLLARKRIWVTVGLALVFAAGLILITGAGSDISIHDDKKILEDMKLQVTQIEQQLAKTTDPTERSSLESEMKNMNESIIMMDKQLKDSQDMQTGDWRRVITERLNEAKNIPEELREDMQGQPSIIQKREEALREQEVLKMQYLLDQDQRPLDPMYAWSSSYVMLSEISPLIVLAVLPLLVVLLVADFISGETTSGTIKLLLVRPISRWKIFIGKWLVSFVATLLLSIGFIVTTILGVLAVNGTAGANEPTFVNVPQTYETIPANELKNIPREERQGDQILIPDYTKADIIPMSEYVWTTYGLSCLTMLVVASFTMLCSSFFKSSMVSTAVALVVNIFSFVVIFIFANPMFGQAVGTGNKYFAWLYSYHLNIGKYWSHYITNGTVFELSFFTGSLILVFWLVGSLLLGGYYFHRKDILNA from the coding sequence ATGCGTGATCTTGGAATGGTATTTCGTGTCGAGTGGATGAAACTTTTAGCCCGAAAACGGATTTGGGTGACGGTTGGACTTGCCTTGGTATTTGCAGCTGGATTGATTTTGATAACCGGTGCAGGATCTGACATTTCGATTCATGATGATAAGAAAATATTAGAAGATATGAAATTACAGGTTACGCAGATCGAACAACAACTAGCTAAAACGACAGATCCTACTGAACGTAGTTCTTTGGAATCAGAGATGAAGAATATGAATGAATCGATTATCATGATGGACAAACAGTTAAAAGACTCCCAGGATATGCAGACAGGAGATTGGAGAAGAGTTATTACAGAACGACTAAATGAAGCAAAAAACATTCCGGAAGAGCTTCGAGAAGATATGCAAGGTCAACCTTCTATTATTCAAAAAAGAGAAGAGGCGTTGAGAGAACAAGAAGTTCTGAAGATGCAGTATTTGTTAGATCAGGATCAACGCCCATTGGATCCTATGTATGCATGGTCGTCCTCCTACGTTATGCTTAGCGAGATCAGCCCTCTGATTGTTCTTGCAGTTTTACCGCTTTTGGTAGTGTTATTAGTCGCCGATTTTATATCTGGTGAGACGACATCTGGAACTATCAAGTTACTTCTTGTTCGCCCAATTTCACGGTGGAAGATTTTTATTGGAAAGTGGTTGGTTAGTTTCGTTGCTACGCTTTTGTTGAGTATAGGTTTTATCGTTACTACCATTTTGGGAGTATTGGCTGTAAATGGAACAGCAGGAGCCAATGAGCCAACATTTGTAAATGTACCTCAAACCTATGAAACAATCCCTGCTAATGAACTAAAAAACATCCCACGAGAAGAACGACAAGGTGATCAGATTTTGATCCCAGATTATACGAAGGCGGATATTATCCCAATGTCTGAGTATGTTTGGACGACCTATGGGCTATCATGCCTTACGATGCTAGTGGTAGCGAGCTTTACCATGCTATGCTCTTCCTTCTTTAAAAGTTCTATGGTTAGTACTGCGGTAGCGTTAGTAGTAAATATATTTAGTTTTGTCGTTATTTTCATCTTTGCAAATCCGATGTTTGGTCAAGCTGTAGGAACGGGTAACAAGTATTTTGCTTGGCTTTATTCCTATCATTTAAATATCGGGAAATATTGGAGTCACTATATTACCAATGGAACTGTTTTCGAACTGTCTTTTTTCACAGGTTCGCTCATTTTAGTATTCTGGTTGGTAGGATCCCTTCTCTTGGGAGGCTATTATTTCCATCGTAAAGATATATTGAATGCTTAG
- a CDS encoding ABC transporter ATP-binding protein — translation METILKLRNVSKVIGKKRIIHGISMNVKPGEIYGFLGPNGAGKTTTIRMLVGLIKPTSGTVEVCGHDIQKEREKALEHVGCIVENPELYSYMSGWKNLVHFGLLSKIPNLEYRIQEVTELVKLTDRIHDKVKTYSLGMRQRLGVAQAILSNPKLLILDEPTNGLDPAGMREFRNLIRQLADQGMAVFVSSHILAEIEQVADRIAIIQNGIIVAEQSMDKLLEQQEETIELVCEPVQEVVAFLRKQKLWFQNSEIGAFLVKVPMGKIPDLIRELVMRGIQITEVIRKKQSLEEEFLKLTGEKSMTMKGKKEYA, via the coding sequence ATGGAAACCATATTGAAGTTGCGAAATGTATCCAAAGTAATTGGAAAAAAGAGAATTATCCATGGGATCAGTATGAATGTAAAACCTGGTGAAATATATGGTTTTTTAGGACCAAATGGAGCGGGAAAGACTACTACGATTCGAATGTTGGTAGGTCTCATTAAACCTACTTCGGGCACGGTGGAAGTTTGTGGTCACGATATCCAAAAAGAGAGGGAAAAAGCTTTAGAACATGTTGGTTGTATTGTGGAAAATCCCGAACTTTATTCCTATATGTCTGGTTGGAAAAATCTCGTTCATTTTGGATTGCTAAGCAAAATACCCAATTTAGAATACCGAATCCAAGAAGTGACCGAGTTAGTGAAACTAACTGATCGAATCCATGACAAAGTCAAAACATACTCACTTGGCATGAGGCAACGGCTTGGAGTAGCTCAAGCCATTCTTTCAAACCCAAAACTATTAATATTAGATGAACCAACCAATGGATTAGATCCAGCTGGAATGCGAGAATTTCGAAATCTGATTCGTCAATTGGCAGATCAAGGAATGGCTGTTTTTGTTTCCAGCCATATCTTGGCAGAAATAGAACAAGTAGCGGATCGTATTGCGATTATCCAGAACGGAATTATTGTTGCGGAACAGTCAATGGATAAGCTGTTGGAGCAGCAAGAAGAAACGATTGAATTAGTATGTGAGCCAGTTCAAGAAGTGGTAGCTTTTTTACGAAAACAAAAGCTTTGGTTCCAAAATTCAGAAATAGGCGCTTTTTTAGTGAAAGTACCAATGGGGAAAATACCAGATCTGATTCGAGAATTGGTAATGCGTGGGATTCAGATCACGGAAGTAATACGAAAAAAGCAAAGCCTAGAAGAAGAGTTTCTCAAGCTGACAGGGGAGAAATCAATGACCATGAAAGGAAAGAAAGAATATGCGTGA
- a CDS encoding glyceraldehyde-3-phosphate dehydrogenase, producing the protein MKLRVAINGFGRIGRMVFRQSILDPSMEVVAINASYPAETLAHLIKYDTVQGFFDEEVIPTPEGIQVNGHMVQLLSNRNPAELPWNELAIDVVIEATGKFCDRQGAGLHLQAGAKKVVITAPGKEEDITIVMGVNEHLYQHEQHHIISNASCTTNCLAPVAKVLHDRFGIEHGLMTTVHSYTNDQQNLDNPHKDLRRARACAQSIIPTKTGAAKALGLVLPELKGKLNGFALRVPTPNVSVVDLVVDLKQEVTAEQVNQAFQEAAEGDMKGYLQYCKLPLVSTDFVGNPYSSIVDALSTMVVGERQVKVLAWYDNEWGYSARVVDLVKLVGRRIEKKELVETTA; encoded by the coding sequence ATGAAATTACGGGTTGCGATAAATGGTTTTGGTCGAATTGGACGAATGGTTTTCCGACAATCAATCTTGGATCCATCTATGGAAGTTGTAGCGATCAATGCTAGTTATCCAGCAGAGACTTTGGCACATCTCATTAAATACGATACTGTTCAAGGTTTTTTCGATGAAGAAGTGATTCCTACACCAGAAGGTATTCAAGTAAACGGCCATATGGTACAACTATTGTCCAACCGTAATCCGGCAGAACTTCCTTGGAATGAGTTAGCGATTGATGTAGTAATTGAGGCAACAGGTAAATTCTGCGATCGCCAAGGAGCAGGTCTTCATTTACAAGCTGGCGCCAAGAAGGTTGTCATCACCGCACCAGGCAAAGAGGAAGATATTACGATTGTAATGGGAGTCAATGAACACCTTTATCAACACGAGCAACATCACATTATTTCGAACGCTTCTTGTACAACGAATTGCCTCGCACCAGTAGCAAAAGTATTACATGATCGCTTTGGCATTGAACATGGACTGATGACAACAGTTCATTCCTATACAAATGATCAACAAAATCTGGATAACCCACATAAAGATCTCCGCCGTGCTCGAGCTTGTGCGCAGTCGATTATCCCAACCAAAACAGGGGCAGCCAAGGCACTGGGTCTCGTTTTACCAGAGTTAAAAGGGAAACTAAATGGTTTTGCACTTCGAGTACCTACACCGAATGTATCGGTCGTAGATTTGGTCGTAGACCTAAAGCAAGAAGTAACAGCAGAACAAGTGAATCAAGCGTTCCAAGAGGCGGCAGAGGGTGACATGAAAGGATACCTACAGTATTGTAAACTACCTCTAGTCTCCACTGATTTTGTAGGTAATCCATACTCTTCCATAGTGGATGCGCTTTCTACGATGGTAGTAGGGGAACGACAAGTAAAAGTTCTTGCTTGGTATGATAACGAGTGGGGCTATTCTGCTCGTGTTGTGGATCTAGTTAAACTAGTAGGTAGACGGATCGAGAAAAAAGAATTGGTAGAGACCACTGCCTAA
- a CDS encoding lytic transglycosylase domain-containing protein: MELSKVKFWLRPLVKALPPKRWILISLVVIIVASFLIVPLVKKWMYPLRYEEIILEESAATGADPYLVMAIIRAETKFDPNGQSRVNAKGLMQIMPDTAKDIVKRGNFSLSLINELDDVRINIRMGSWYLVDLSKQFQTDKIAIIAAAYNSGPGTIKKAIESGKWDGDPNNTEGLYGETRHYVQKVTFYYDNYKELYGKQVEEYYRKHPKKEIK, translated from the coding sequence ATGGAACTATCTAAAGTCAAATTCTGGCTTCGGCCACTTGTAAAAGCATTGCCACCTAAACGGTGGATTTTGATCTCACTTGTTGTGATTATCGTCGCCTCTTTTTTGATCGTGCCACTGGTTAAAAAATGGATGTACCCATTGCGCTATGAGGAGATCATCTTGGAAGAGTCTGCAGCTACTGGTGCGGATCCGTATCTTGTAATGGCGATTATTCGAGCAGAGACCAAATTTGACCCGAATGGACAATCCCGTGTAAACGCCAAAGGGCTAATGCAAATTATGCCAGATACAGCAAAGGATATTGTAAAGAGAGGCAATTTCTCTCTCTCTCTGATTAATGAACTAGATGATGTTCGTATCAACATACGTATGGGTAGTTGGTATCTGGTAGATTTATCCAAGCAGTTTCAAACGGATAAGATTGCAATCATTGCTGCTGCATATAACTCTGGACCAGGTACGATTAAAAAGGCTATAGAGAGTGGAAAATGGGATGGAGATCCAAACAACACAGAGGGGTTGTATGGAGAGACTCGTCACTACGTTCAAAAAGTTACCTTTTACTATGATAACTATAAAGAACTTTATGGGAAGCAGGTAGAAGAATACTACCGAAAGCATCCGAAAAAGGAAATAAAGTAA